One Spinacia oleracea cultivar Varoflay chromosome 4, BTI_SOV_V1, whole genome shotgun sequence DNA segment encodes these proteins:
- the LOC110802238 gene encoding probable galacturonosyltransferase 12, translating to MQLHFSPSLRHVTVFPGKGVREFMKVKPGSRRFSYRMVLYSLLFFVFLLRFVFVMTAVDTIDGQRKCSSIGCLGKRLAPRMLGRTSSSSVPEVLYKVFEEPSSLVNEKNPGHDIPQSLEEFMADVRETRPDAKTFALKLKTMVNYLEQRTRTAKIQEYLYRHVASSSIPKHLYCLTLRLANEHSMNSAARIQLPNPEQVPFLVDNSFFHFVLASDNVLAASVVANSLVRNSLHPEKVVLHIITDKKTFAPMQAWFSLHPLTPAVIEVKSLHQFDWISKGKVPVLEAMEKDQKARSQFRGGSQAIVASHSERPNVIAAKLQAMSPKYNSIMNHIRIHLPELFPSLKKVVFLDDDIVIQTDLSPLWDIDMDGKANGAVQTCSGDDKFVMSKRLKNYLNFTHPLIANSFHPEECAWAYGMNIFDLEAWRNSDITQTYYHWLQLNLESDLSLWQLGTLPPGLIAFHGQVHVIDPFWHMLGLGYQENTSLADAENAGVVHFNGRAKPWLDIAFPQLRPLWAKYIDFSDKFIKGCHITET from the exons ATGCAGCTTCATTTTTCGCCGAGTTTGAGGCATGTAACTGTTTTCCCTGGTAAAGGAGTCAGAGAATTCATGAAAGTAAAACCTGGTTCAAGACGGTTTTCTTATAGGATGGTGTTGTACTCCCTTCTGTTTTTCGTATTTTTGCTGCGTTTCGTTTTTGTGATGACTGCGGTTGATACAATTGATGGCCAAAGAAAATGTTCCTCTATAG GTTGCTTGGGAAAAAGGCTAGCTCCAAGGATGCTAGGAAGAACGTCTTCTTCAAGT GTGCCAGAAGTCTTATATAAAGTATTCGAAGAACCAAGTAGTTTAGTAAACGAGAaaaatccaggacatgatattCCTCAGTCATTAGAAGAGTTCATGGCAGATGTAAGAGAGACTAGACCAGATGCCAAAACGTTTGCACTCAAGCTTAAAACAATG GTGAACTATCTTGAGCAAAGGACACGAACAGCAAAGATTCAGGAATACTTATACCGGCATGTAGCATCTAGCAGCATTCCAAAACATCTCTATTGCTTAACATTAAGGCTAGCAAATGAACACAGCATGAATTCAGCTGCTAGAATTCAGCTTCCAAATCCTGAACAAGTCCCTTTTCTTGTTGACAATTCATTCTTCCACTTTGTTTTAGCCTCTGATAATGTTTTAGCAGCCTCAGTTGTTGCAAACTCTCTTGTTCGAAACTCTCTCCACCCTGAGAAAGTTGTTCTGCATATTATTACTGATAAAAAGACATTTGCACCTATGCAAGCTTGGTTTTCCTTGCACCCTTTGACACCTGCAGTAATTGAGGTGAAGTCATTGCATCAGTTTGATTGGATTAGTAAAGGGAAAGTTCCTGTTTTGGAGGCTATGGAGAAGGATCAAAAGGCTAGATCACAATTTAGAGGTGGTTCCCAAGCTATTGTGGCAAGTCATTCTGAAAGGCCTAATGTTATTGCTGCTAAGCTTCAAGCTATGAGCCCTAAATATAACTCTATCATGAATCACATCAGAATACATCTTCCAGAG TTGTTTCCGAGCCTGAAAAAAGTTGTCTTCCTCGATGATGATATCGTGATACAAACTGATTTGTCACCCTTATGGGACATTGATATGGATGGAAAGGCCAATGGAGCAGTACAAACATGCAGTGGAGATGATAAATTTGTAATGTCTAAAAGACTCAAGAACTATTTGAACTTCACTCATCCTTTGATAGCCAATAGCTTCCACCCAGAGGAATGTGCTTGGGCTTATGGCATGAACATCTTTGATTTAGAGGCTTGGAGAAACTCTGACATTACTCAGACCTACTATCACTGGCTCCAACTG AACTTGGAGTCAGACCTAAGTTTATGGCAGCTAGGCACATTACCACCAGGACTAATAGCATTCCATGGTCAAGTTCATGTCATTGATCCATTCTGGCATATGTTGGGTCTCGGATACCAAGAAAATACTAGTCTTGCAGATGCTGAAAATGCTGGTGTTGTTCATTTTAATGGGAGGGCAAAACCTTGGCTTGATATAGCTTTTCCACAACTCAGGCCATTATGGGCTAAATATATTGACTTTTCAGATAAATTTATCAAGGGTTGTCATATTACAGAAACTTGa
- the LOC110802239 gene encoding uncharacterized protein, with protein MASNLLKLHIQTSTTTLTYSHSLPFSRSKIQSQFLPSFSKHPLHISLQSFLPRKPLNIPKQQLLPIHCSVSNTTSPSPPTSKVHAILQAKTSLSAALQKPLNNPKLTGKIKKLQHPRFRVGIPLIDDSPESLSQLAFDIFADLQIKRRGFPVKILLIWPNSSSMVSGVNAFEALPSGLIQHIDLTSAMSVDNRVLNSADVAVFLAPNSSQLAVMKLVSDSLYPTPLVLFNPKWTFEEEDSFGDLSGFIGSFDVLYAFLGLEVRGLLSKRKGVVFKYVRDGVVSGQKWEVFVEEEGEGNQLKVVSRFKSRPSISEVENVLYNLMAVTSPITKSAKFLKDLVSKVTGRKSVN; from the coding sequence ATGGCTTCCAATCTTCTCAAACTCCATATTCAAACCAGTACAACAACATTAACCTACTCTCATTCTCTTCCATTTTCACGATCAAAAATCCAATCTCAATTTCTTCCTTCTTTTTCAAAACACCCTCTTCATATTTCATTACAGTCATTTTTGCCCAGAAAACCTCTCAACATACCAAAACAGCAACTTCTCCCTATTCATTGTTCAGTTTCTAACACCACTTCTCCTTCACCCCCAACTTCAAAAGTACATGCTATCCTCCAAGCCAAAACTAGCCTCTCCGCCGCCTTACAGAAGCCGCTAAACAACCCCAAACTCACCGGAAAAATCAAGAAGCTTCAACATCCCAGATTCCGGGTTGGAATCCCATTGATTGATGACTCCCCTGAATCACTATCACAGCTTGCTTTCGACATTTTTGCGGACCTTCAAATCAAGAGACGAGGGTTTCCGGTTAAAATTTTACTCATTTGGCCTAATTCATCTTCAATGGTTAGTGGGGTGAATGCTTTTGAAGCTCTCCCATCTGGTTTAATTCAGCACATTGACCTTACTAGTGCTATGTCAGTTGATAACAGAGTTTTGAATTCTGCTGATGTGGCTGTTTTTTTGGCGCCAAATTCATCACAGTTGGCAGTTATGAAGTTAGTTAGTGACAGTTTGTACCCAACCCCTTTGGTGTTGTTTAACCCCAAATGGACATTTGAGGAAGAAGACAGTTTTGGTGATTTGAGTGGTTTTATAGGCTCTTTTGATGTACTTTATGCATTCCTAGGATTAGAAGTTAGAGGGCTTTTGAGCAAGAGAAAAGGAGTTGTTTTCAAGTATGTTAGAGATGGAGTTGTCAGTGGACAGAAATGGGAGGTGTTTGTTGAAGAAGAAGGTGAAGGAAATCAATTGAAGgtggtttcaagattcaaatccCGGCCTTCGATTTCTGAAGTTGAGAATGTTTTGTACAATCTCATGGCAGTTACTTCACCCATCACCAAATCTGCTAAATTTTTGAAGGACTTAGTTTCCAAAGTTACAGGAAGAAAATCAGTTAATTAA